CATGGCCCGCATCATCACCGATGTGGACCTGGCGGTGGAGTTATCGGCCTTGCGACTGCAGGGCTTTGATCCCGATGTGGTGGTACCGGTCCTAAAACGCTTGGAATTGCACAAGTTTATTGGCCGCCTCAGCCAAATTCAGGTGGCCCTGGGGGGAACAGCCCTAGCAGCCGAGACCCAGGACAACGGGGGGACTACCGCCGAGACGGCCACTGAGAATACTGAGGGAACCGAGGACCCAGACCTAGCCTTTTTCTCGCCTGAGGAGACAGAACAGTCCCAACGGCTGCAAGCAGTTGCCATATCCCCCGAGATTGTCACCAGTGAAGTGCAGCTCTACAACCTGCTGGACCGCCTCAGTCAATACACCAACCCCGACCACCCCGTCGCCTGGGACACGGAAACCACCGCCATTGACCCCTTGGATGCCAAATTGGTAGGCATCGGCTGTTGCTGGGGACCAGGCCAGGCCGACATGGCCTACATCCCCGTGGGTCATACCGCAGGCACCATGTTGCCCCTGCAGTCAGTTCTAGACGCCCTGCGTCCCATCCTGGAGGACGATACCTTTCCCAAGGCCTTACAAAATGCCAAGTATGACCGGCTGGTGCTGCGTTGCCAGGGCGTTACCCTGGCCGGGGTCGTCTTCGACCCGATGTTGGCCAGCTATGTGCTCAACCCCGAAGGCAGCCACAACCTCACCGACCTCACCCTGCGCTACCTGAATCTGACCGCCACCGCCTACGAAGACCTGGTGCCCAAGGGCCAGACCATCGACCAGATCCCCATCGTCAAGGTGGCTGACTACTGCGGCGCCGATGTCTACACCACCTATCAACTGGTGCCCAAACTGAAGGCCAAATTGGCGGCGATACCAGAGTTAGAGCGCCTCTTCACCGAGGTGGAGCTGCCCCTAGAGGCGGTGCTGGCGGCTATGGAATATCGCGGTGTGCGGGTGGACGCCGCCTATCTGGGGCGGCTCTCTCAGGAACTAGAGCAGGATCTGAGCAAAATCGAGGCCACTGCCTACGAGGCGGCCGGAGAGACCTTCAACCTGGGCTCGCCCAAACAATTGAGCCAACTCTTCTTCGAGAAACTCGGCCTCGACAAGCGCAAGTCTCGCCGCACTAAATCTGGCAACTACTCCACCGATGCCAGCACTCTGGAAAAACTGCAGGGAGACCATCCCGTGGTGGATCTGGTGGTGAAGTATCGCACCCTGGCCAAGCTCAAGTCCACCTATGTGGATGCCCTGCCCGACCTGATCCGCCCCGATACCCAGCGGGTCCATACCGATTTCAACCAGGCCATTACCGCCACTGGTCGACTTTCCTCCTCCAATCCCAACCTGCAGAATATCCCCATCCGTACTGACTTCAGCCGTCGCATTCGAGCCGCCTTTGTGCCCGAACCTGACTGGCTGCTGATCGCCGCCGACTATTCTCAGATTGAGCTGCGAATTCTGGCCCACCTCAGCGGCGAGCCGGTGCTGGTGAATGCCTACAACAATAACGACGACGTGCATGCCCTCACTGCCCGGTTGCTCTTCGAGAAAGATGACATCACCGCGGAGGAACGGCGCCTAGGCAAGGTGATCAATTTCGGCATCATCTATGGCATGGGGGCCCACCGCTTTGCCCGGGAGGCCGCCGTTAGCCACAGCGAGGCCAAGACCTTCATCGATCGTTACTATGAACGCTATCCCAAGGTCTTTACCTACCTGCAACAGATGCAGCAGGAAGCCATTGCCTACGGCTATGTGCATACCCTCATGGGTCGCCGCCGCTATTTTAATTTCACCAGCAACAGTCTTCGCCAACTGCAAGGGCACGATCCCCAAGACATCGATCTAGCCCAGCTGCGGCCAGGGGGCTATGATGCCGGCATGTTGCGGGCCGCCGCCAACGCGCCGATTCAAGGCTCCAGCGCCGACATCATTAAGGTGGCCATGATTCGCTTGCAGCAGCTATTGCAGGAATATCAAACTCGATTACTGTTGCAGGTGCATGATGAACTGGTGTTTGAAGTCCCGCCCCAGGAGTGGGACGAGCTGAAACCGAAGATTACGGACACCATGGAGTCGGCAGTAGACCTACGGGTGCCCCTGGTGGTAGATGCCCACGCCGGTCCCAACTGGATGGAGGCGAAATAGGGACTAGTCTCCCAAGGCAGAAGTAGGAAGGCAAAAGGCAGAAAGGGAGATCCCGATAAATGCAACCTTAATGCGGCCCTGCTGCAGCAACAGCTGCCCCACTTTAGCCCAGGCCCTGGCATCGGTGAACAGACAGCAAAAGGGCTTGGCCCGACCGCGGGGACGATCTAGCCAGATCTGGGCGTTTCCTGCCTGCAGGGGTTGCCACAGCCGCCGAGAGAGATAGGCATGGAAGGGGTCTACCGGTGGCCCGCTCCAGCACTAGGCTCAGGAGCTGGGTATTGGCATTGTTGTAGTCGAAACGCTGGCCCGGAGGCTGCTGCAATGGGATCCGCAGGGCAGCGGCAGCCACATCGGAGCTCAAATACATCTCCGCGGGAGATGATGTTGGGGCTGATGGAAGCCCTAAAACCAAGGGGCCGGGTGGTACTGGCGGAATACCGTGCTGAGAATCCCTTTATCCTGATTAAGCGATTGCATAAGATGAGGACAGCTCAGGTCAAGCGAGAGATGCAGGCGGTGGGCCTGCGCTGGCTTAAAACTGACGAACGGTTGCCAAAGCAACATCTAATGGTTTTTGAGAAGGTGGCTACTCAATAATGGCCACTGCTGCCACTCCGCAAAGTGGGAGAATGAAAAGTGCGATCGCACCCTACTTCGATGAAATACGTCATGCTTAAACGGATAGCTATCCTGTTTGGGATCGTCTTAACTATTGGCCTGCAAGGCTGCTTCTCCTTTGGCACTGGCCTACAGAGCTACACCGATAGCTATGCAGGGTACGAGTTTCTCTATCCCACCGGTTGGGTGGAGGTAGACGTTTCCGGGGCGGCCAATGTGGTTTTCCACGACATCATCCACGAAACCGAAAATGTCAGTGTCGTCACCAGCCCGGTCCCAGAGGGCAGAACCTTAGCAGATCTAGGCAGCCCCACCGATGTGGGCTATAAGCTGTCTAAGAGCATCAATGCCCTGGCCGAGGGCGATCGAGATGTCACCCTGGTCAATGCCCAAAAAATTGACAGCGGCGACAAAACTTACTACATCCTGGAATACGTCGCTGACTTACCCACCGGTAAACGCCATAATCTGGCTAGCGCCATTGTTCGCCGAGGCAAGCTGTTCACCTTTAATGCCTCTACCAGCGAGAACCGCTGGGATAAGGTAGAAGACCTGCTAAAACAATCGGTGGGATCGTTTAAGGTCTATTGATCTCCCTATGACAGACGCTGTGCCCCAATTCATCTTGGCCTCAGCCTCCAAGGCCCGGCGGCTGTTATTAGTGTCCGCTGGGATTCATCCCTTTGTTTGTCCCAGCCAATTCGATGAATCACGAGTGCAGCTAGAGGATCCCGCCGCCCTGGTTAGTGCCCTGGCCAAGGGGAAGGCCAATGTGGTGGCGGCCCAGTTTCTGCAGGGGTTGGTCCTAGGTTGCGATTCAGTATTGGCCCTAGGGGGGCAGGTCTACGGCAAGCCGACAGACCGTGATGATGCGATCGCACGCTGGCAGCAGCAGCGCGGCAACATCGGAGAACTATATACGGGGCACGCCCTAATTGCCCCCAGTGGTCTGGCCCTGGTGCGGTGCCAAGTCACCCGCATTCACTTTGCCGACCCCAGCGACGAGCAGATCGAAGCCTATGTCGATTCCGGCGAACCCATGCACTGCGCTGGCGCCTTCGCCATCGATGGTCGCGGTGGTCTCTTCATCGAGAAAATCGAAGGCTGCCATAGCAACGTGATTGGCCTCAGTCTGCCACTGCTGCGCCAGATGCTCGACGAAATCGGCTATTCCGTCACCGACTTCTGGTAAGCTGCCACCGCCAATCCCTGCAGCCGTAACCAAGGACCAGCCCG
This portion of the Halomicronema hongdechloris C2206 genome encodes:
- the polA gene encoding DNA polymerase I, with the translated sequence MLVDGHSLAFRSHYAFARGPEGGLRTSTGIPTSVCFGFLKSLLDMLEVERPEYVAVAFDLDGPTFRHQADTTYKEGRPEAPEGFLEDVQNLQGLLQAMKLPIVTAPGYEADDVIGTLATQAKAAGYRVKILSGDQDLFQLIDPEEQITVLHLSSAFAKGASNAAAREFKQDQVKEKLNILPAQVVDYKALCGDSSDNIPGVRGIGAKTAAKLLNQYGSLEAIYGALDSIKGATHKKLVDGKEAAYHSQYMARIITDVDLAVELSALRLQGFDPDVVVPVLKRLELHKFIGRLSQIQVALGGTALAAETQDNGGTTAETATENTEGTEDPDLAFFSPEETEQSQRLQAVAISPEIVTSEVQLYNLLDRLSQYTNPDHPVAWDTETTAIDPLDAKLVGIGCCWGPGQADMAYIPVGHTAGTMLPLQSVLDALRPILEDDTFPKALQNAKYDRLVLRCQGVTLAGVVFDPMLASYVLNPEGSHNLTDLTLRYLNLTATAYEDLVPKGQTIDQIPIVKVADYCGADVYTTYQLVPKLKAKLAAIPELERLFTEVELPLEAVLAAMEYRGVRVDAAYLGRLSQELEQDLSKIEATAYEAAGETFNLGSPKQLSQLFFEKLGLDKRKSRRTKSGNYSTDASTLEKLQGDHPVVDLVVKYRTLAKLKSTYVDALPDLIRPDTQRVHTDFNQAITATGRLSSSNPNLQNIPIRTDFSRRIRAAFVPEPDWLLIAADYSQIELRILAHLSGEPVLVNAYNNNDDVHALTARLLFEKDDITAEERRLGKVINFGIIYGMGAHRFAREAAVSHSEAKTFIDRYYERYPKVFTYLQQMQQEAIAYGYVHTLMGRRRYFNFTSNSLRQLQGHDPQDIDLAQLRPGGYDAGMLRAAANAPIQGSSADIIKVAMIRLQQLLQEYQTRLLLQVHDELVFEVPPQEWDELKPKITDTMESAVDLRVPLVVDAHAGPNWMEAK
- a CDS encoding serine hydrolase, producing the protein MYLSSDVAAAALRIPLQQPPGQRFDYNNANTQLLSLVLERATGRPLPCLSLSAAVATPAGRKRPDLARSSPRSGQALLLSVHRCQGLG
- the psbP gene encoding photosystem II reaction center PsbP, which encodes MLKRIAILFGIVLTIGLQGCFSFGTGLQSYTDSYAGYEFLYPTGWVEVDVSGAANVVFHDIIHETENVSVVTSPVPEGRTLADLGSPTDVGYKLSKSINALAEGDRDVTLVNAQKIDSGDKTYYILEYVADLPTGKRHNLASAIVRRGKLFTFNASTSENRWDKVEDLLKQSVGSFKVY
- a CDS encoding Maf family protein → MTDAVPQFILASASKARRLLLVSAGIHPFVCPSQFDESRVQLEDPAALVSALAKGKANVVAAQFLQGLVLGCDSVLALGGQVYGKPTDRDDAIARWQQQRGNIGELYTGHALIAPSGLALVRCQVTRIHFADPSDEQIEAYVDSGEPMHCAGAFAIDGRGGLFIEKIEGCHSNVIGLSLPLLRQMLDEIGYSVTDFW